Proteins from a genomic interval of Orbaceae bacterium lpD02:
- a CDS encoding DJ-1/PfpI family protein: MNIQSGSKKEVIFLLLNQFADFEMAYLTSAINIGVEIERQQTPYIAKTVSIDGRIVQSIGGIKVVPDYSLATLPENYAALVLIGGYDWFNPDTKKILPLISASLRANKIVAAICNATVFLAINGFLNKVKHTSNALDLIVKYDTENQYVGHSYYMQQPVVDDHNIITANGFASLEFTKQLLLALHIDSKEKIEAYYHFFKYGLYCRTTEK, translated from the coding sequence ATGAACATACAGTCAGGTAGTAAAAAAGAGGTTATTTTTTTGCTATTAAATCAATTTGCTGATTTTGAAATGGCATATTTAACATCGGCTATTAATATAGGGGTTGAGATCGAACGACAACAAACACCTTATATAGCTAAAACTGTCTCAATTGATGGACGGATAGTCCAATCAATTGGTGGCATTAAAGTTGTGCCTGACTATAGTTTAGCTACATTGCCAGAAAACTACGCCGCTTTAGTTCTTATTGGTGGCTATGATTGGTTTAACCCAGATACAAAAAAAATACTCCCATTAATAAGCGCTAGTTTAAGAGCTAACAAAATTGTGGCTGCAATTTGTAATGCGACTGTTTTTTTAGCAATAAATGGTTTTCTAAATAAAGTTAAACATACCAGTAATGCACTTGATTTGATTGTTAAATATGACACTGAAAATCAATATGTGGGGCACTCTTACTATATGCAACAGCCTGTAGTTGACGATCACAATATTATTACTGCTAATGGCTTTGCTAGTCTAGAATTTACGAAGCAACTACTATTAGCATTGCATATTGATAGTAAGGAAAAAATTGAGGCATATTACCATTTTTTTAAATATGGTCTGTATTGTCGGACTACAGAAAAGTAA
- a CDS encoding zinc ribbon domain-containing protein, translating into MGTTDQMYGTNKDGSKNHDYCSYCYDNGQFKYDCTMSEMIKICIPPMLENNPGMNEAQAEQMMGQFLPTLKRWQ; encoded by the coding sequence ATGGGCACAACCGACCAAATGTATGGCACCAATAAGGATGGGAGCAAAAATCACGATTATTGTTCCTATTGTTATGATAATGGTCAGTTCAAATATGACTGTACTATGAGCGAGATGATTAAAATCTGTATCCCACCGATGTTGGAGAATAATCCGGGTATGAATGAAGCGCAAGCAGAGCAGATGATGGGGCAGTTTCTGCCGACCTTAAAACGCTGGCAATAA
- a CDS encoding YafY family protein, protein MYINRLFGIVHLLLNNKQLTSIQLAEHFEVSKRTILRDLDVLSGAGIPIYTSQGKGGGISILDSYTLNKMAISAKEQSSILSSLQGFNSLTNSAQDQPDHLLAKLSHLFGKNQANWIEVDFANWADYDHRQAKVEILKNAIVNHLAVEFTYANSQGEQAKRKVYPVKLLFKSQDWYLQGYCQAKLAHRFFKLNRINQLTLLDHTFDPSLLPEFSSEEAIDSRPPLIDMTITFSPKIAYRVYDEFAFNTIIENDDKSLTVTISMTAGDWLLQYLLSYGNDAKVNSPQSLIDALKQKATAIINLYR, encoded by the coding sequence ATGTATATCAATCGGCTTTTTGGCATTGTGCATCTGCTATTAAATAACAAACAGCTAACCTCGATTCAACTTGCCGAGCATTTTGAGGTTTCCAAGAGAACGATTTTGCGCGATCTTGATGTACTGTCTGGAGCTGGTATTCCGATTTATACTAGCCAAGGCAAGGGCGGTGGTATCTCCATTTTAGATAGCTATACCTTAAATAAAATGGCCATTTCGGCGAAGGAGCAGAGCAGTATATTGAGCTCATTACAAGGGTTTAATTCATTAACCAATTCAGCTCAAGATCAGCCTGATCACTTATTAGCAAAACTAAGTCATCTATTTGGTAAAAATCAGGCAAACTGGATTGAAGTCGATTTTGCTAACTGGGCCGATTATGATCATCGGCAAGCCAAAGTGGAGATATTAAAAAATGCCATAGTTAATCATCTTGCCGTTGAATTCACCTATGCCAATAGCCAAGGAGAGCAAGCTAAGCGTAAGGTCTATCCAGTAAAATTACTGTTTAAATCACAAGATTGGTATTTGCAGGGGTATTGCCAAGCTAAATTAGCGCACCGTTTTTTTAAACTCAATCGAATAAACCAGCTAACCTTATTGGATCACACATTCGATCCAAGCCTATTACCTGAATTTTCATCAGAGGAGGCCATTGATAGCCGCCCACCATTAATTGATATGACTATTACGTTTTCGCCTAAGATTGCTTATCGTGTCTATGATGAATTTGCCTTCAACACTATCATCGAAAATGATGATAAAAGCCTCACTGTGACGATAAGCATGACCGCCGGAGATTGGTTGCTACAATACTTACTCTCTTATGGTAATGATGCTAAAGTCAACTCGCCACAATCATTAATCGATGCATTAAAACAAAAAGCCACCGCTATTATAAATTTATATCGTTAA
- the yidD gene encoding membrane protein insertion efficiency factor YidD: MPHFLSILSKYLSIALIRFYQKFISPHKGFCCAYRKYSGGRSCSSFALVAVRRYGVSALWHLFPKRLDNCKMAAIHLNKPKDENEEKEDRTHPCEYCETLEVCSCVKDCKVFDNSSCGNGCHMPDSLPCTDGCGCDFSIRKQLIGRQFSFSPFFLLIWMHKISAKRRGKRH, encoded by the coding sequence ATGCCACATTTCTTATCAATTTTATCAAAGTATTTATCGATAGCCTTAATTCGATTTTATCAAAAATTTATCTCACCACATAAAGGGTTTTGTTGTGCTTACCGCAAATATTCAGGCGGTCGTTCATGCTCTAGTTTTGCGTTGGTGGCGGTGCGACGTTATGGTGTATCAGCGTTGTGGCATTTATTTCCTAAACGGTTGGATAATTGTAAAATGGCAGCTATTCATTTAAATAAGCCAAAAGATGAAAATGAGGAGAAAGAAGATAGAACACACCCTTGTGAATATTGTGAAACACTAGAGGTTTGCTCATGTGTTAAAGATTGTAAGGTTTTTGATAATTCTTCATGTGGCAATGGTTGCCACATGCCAGATAGTCTTCCATGTACCGACGGGTGTGGTTGTGATTTTAGTATTCGCAAGCAACTTATTGGACGTCAATTTTCTTTTTCGCCATTTTTTTTATTAATTTGGATGCATAAAATCAGCGCTAAAAGACGAGGTAAGCGGCACTAA
- a CDS encoding alpha/beta fold hydrolase → MIILTLLFVRIYDSQKGEPLSLWHTVQLKELTAKQIDNATWHDYLLAEDALFVEVKQKITDQLTKPKRKVLNRYLAGNPVNPNEFATNWNRSFILQPQGEPQGAVVLLHGLTDSPYSLRNIALHYQAKGFVAIVIRMPAHGTAPVALTTVEWQDWLAATRLAVRTVENYITADKPLHLVGYSNGGALALMYSLDALSDPHLKPAQQIILIAPMIGVTGFAKLAGLVELPAILPPFVRTRWIDIITEYNPFKYNSFPVNGARQSYQLTAALQNKYLHTNKTMLANLPPILTFISAVDNTIDNQATIDFYHYLADHNDTLVVFDVNRSRYTEPLLNDRAYQAVTDLLPPEPRDYNTIVVTNSDSQSLKTVAITTAFGQTAKKLTELTCEYPRHLYSLSHIGLTYPENDSLYGSQPAQFNEFGISLGALTLHGERRTLINSLDNLLRGSYNPFYPFLLEQIDETIAR, encoded by the coding sequence ATGATTATACTTACCTTATTATTCGTGCGTATTTATGATAGTCAAAAAGGCGAACCCTTATCGCTATGGCACACGGTGCAGCTTAAAGAATTAACCGCAAAGCAGATCGATAATGCGACTTGGCATGATTATCTACTTGCTGAAGATGCACTATTTGTTGAAGTCAAACAAAAAATAACCGATCAATTAACTAAACCCAAACGTAAAGTTTTAAACCGCTATCTAGCCGGCAATCCGGTCAACCCTAATGAGTTTGCCACAAATTGGAACCGTTCCTTTATATTGCAGCCCCAAGGTGAACCACAAGGTGCGGTAGTGTTGTTGCATGGATTGACCGATTCACCTTATTCATTAAGGAATATAGCCTTACATTATCAAGCTAAAGGCTTTGTCGCGATAGTGATTCGTATGCCGGCGCATGGCACGGCACCTGTTGCGCTCACGACGGTTGAATGGCAAGATTGGCTTGCCGCAACGCGATTAGCCGTAAGAACAGTAGAAAATTATATTACAGCGGATAAGCCCTTACATCTGGTGGGCTACTCCAATGGTGGTGCACTTGCGTTGATGTATTCACTGGATGCATTATCTGATCCGCATTTAAAACCCGCACAACAAATCATTTTAATCGCCCCCATGATTGGTGTTACGGGTTTTGCAAAACTTGCTGGGTTAGTTGAGCTGCCTGCTATTTTGCCACCATTCGTCCGCACACGATGGATCGATATTATTACTGAATACAATCCGTTTAAATATAACTCATTTCCGGTCAATGGTGCGCGGCAATCCTACCAATTAACCGCGGCGTTACAAAATAAATACTTACATACCAACAAAACGATGTTAGCCAATCTACCGCCAATATTGACCTTTATATCGGCAGTGGATAACACCATTGATAACCAAGCGACGATTGATTTTTATCACTATCTAGCTGACCATAACGATACGCTGGTGGTATTTGATGTTAATCGAAGTCGTTATACCGAGCCGCTATTAAATGATCGTGCTTATCAAGCCGTCACCGATTTATTACCCCCTGAGCCAAGGGATTACAACACGATCGTAGTCACTAATTCAGACAGCCAGTCGTTAAAAACTGTCGCAATCACCACCGCATTTGGCCAAACAGCTAAAAAGCTGACGGAATTAACGTGCGAATATCCTCGTCACCTTTACTCGTTATCACATATCGGTTTGACCTATCCCGAAAACGATTCGCTCTACGGTAGCCAACCCGCACAATTTAATGAATTTGGTATTAGTTTAGGAGCACTTACGCTCCATGGCGAGCGGCGAACATTAATTAATTCCCTCGATAATTTATTGCGAGGGTCTTATAATCCATTTTATCCATTTTTACTAGAGCAGATTGATGAGACGATCGCCCGCTAG